A part of Capsicum annuum cultivar UCD-10X-F1 chromosome 6, UCD10Xv1.1, whole genome shotgun sequence genomic DNA contains:
- the LOC107872894 gene encoding uncharacterized protein LOC107872894, with the protein MSCTIAILNSISTPYFNKCCTRSLFNWNFGENNKTTDDKPQFRYHDLDLPFPPSLISKTFLKGRELKCCYKASVDGFSATEFHKRSDFKGPCVIIGYTTKAFKFGAFNPEGYRSTDDYYDTFDAFLFYWAENDEQPIILPKVGGSGAALFDYARGGPQFGADGLLIGPPLAPVMGGFAGPDTNSGIGDLRQAKSRLGLSYAKRPDGRESLFGDESKAVIDEVLVFCSPQIASLY; encoded by the exons ATGAGTTGCACCATAGCAATACTAAATTCTATATCCACTCCTTATTTTAATAAATGTTGTACACGAAGCTTATTTAACTGGAATTTTGGGGAAAATAACAAGACTACTGATGATAAGCCACAATTTAGATATCATGATCTTGATCTCCCTTTTCCTCCTTCCCTCATCAGCAAAACATTCTTGAAAG GAAGGGAGCTGAAATGTTGCTATAAGGCATCAGTGGATGGATTTAGTGCAACTGAATTCCACAAGAGATCTGATTTCAAAGGACCATGTGTGATCATTGGCTACACAACAAAGGCCTTTAAGTTTGGAGCATTCAATCCAGAAGGTTACAGAAGTACAGATGATTATTATGACACTTTTGATGCATTTCTCTTTTATTGGGCTGAAAATGATGAACAACCAATAATCTTGCCTAAAGTAGGGGGAAGTGGTGCTGCCCTTTTTGATTATGCTAGAGGAGGGCCCCAGTTTGGTGCTGATGGATTGCTAATTGGACCTCCATTGGCTCCTGTCATGGGTGGATTTGCTGGACCTGATACTAATTCTGGCATTGGTGATTTAAGGCAAGCTAAGTCAAGATTGGGACTTTCTTATGCTAAAAGACCGGATGGTAGAGAGTCTTTGTTTGGAGATGAGTCTAAGGCTGTTATTGATGAAGTTCTTGTGTTTTGTAGTCCTCAAATTGCTAGCTTATATTGA
- the LOC107874874 gene encoding aluminum-activated malate transporter 14 — protein sequence MEVTSGKNTSCCLNINGPVEKMKRLPRLTWRKIWKVGKEDKRRVIHSLKVGVALSLVSLLYLMEPLFNGIGENAIWAVMTVVVVLEFTAGATLYKGLNRGLGTVLAGLLAFLIAHMAKESGNIFHATFIGTAVFLVGAISTYMRFFPHIKKNYDYGVVIFLLTFNLITVSSYRLDSVLKITHERLYTIAIGCGICLLMTLLVFPIWSGEDLHLSTVAKFDGLAKSIAVCINEYFSDNIQQQENDAENSMEMEDPIYKGYKTVLDSKSSDENLALYASWEPRYLRHCTRYPWHQYVKLGNVLRHFGYTLVALHGCLQTEIKTPQSVRVLFKDPCNRLAGELTKALKELGDSVRNRRKYCPEMLSNHVHEALQDLIDALKSQPRLFLGTNSNTNILLALATLAAKQKSGKDFVVSLSSVNTDSSDDGPPRLGLSQDFLKEGDKKQNTLRLTLSKIGITSLEFCEALPFAAFASLLIEAVARLDLVIEEVVELGKVAHFKEYSHHDDHEFINVVVSDNNPRERNEVPSSQLATD from the exons ATGGAGGTGACCAGTGGGAAAAATACTTCTTGCTGCTTGAATATTAATGGTCCTGTAGAGAAAATGAAGAGGTTGCCAAGATTAACATGGAGAAAAATCTGGAAAGTGGggaaagaagataaaagaagGGTCATTCATTCACTAAAAGTTGGAGTAGCTTTGTCATTGGTCTCCTTGTTATATTTGATGGAGCCATTGTTCAATGGAATTGGAGAGAATGCTATTTGGGCTGTCATGACTGTAGTTGTTGTTCTTGAATTCACAGCAG GGGCAACATTATATAAAGGGCTGAATAGAGGACTTGGGACAGTATTAGCTGGATTATTGGCATTCTTGATTGCACATATGGCCAAAGAATCTGGCAACATATTTCATGCTACTTTCATTGGAACCGCAGTTTTTTTAGTTG GAGCTATATCTACGTACATGAGATTTTTCCCtcatataaagaaaaattatgattaTGGTGTGGTGATATTCCTCTTGACGTTCAACTTGATCACAGTGTCAAGCTATCGTCTTGATAGTGTGTTAAAAATCACACATGAGAGGCTCTACACCATAGCCATCGGCTGTGGTATCTGTCTCCTCATGACCCTATTGGTATTTCCAATTTGGTCAGGAGAAGACCTCCATTTATCAACTGTTGCCAAGTTCGATGGCTTAGCGAAATCAATTGCAG TTTGCATTAATGAGTACTTCAGCGATAATATTCAGCAACAGGAAAATGACGCAGAAAATTCAATGGAAATGGAGGATCCCATTTACAAAGGTTATAAAACTGTTTTAGATTCCAAATCATCTGATGAAAATTTG GCACTATATGCAAGTTGGGAGCCAAGGTATTTAAGACACTGTACCAGGTATCCCTGGCATCAATATGTTAAATTAGGGAACGTTCTTCGCCATTTTGGATACACACTGGTAGCTCTACATGGGTGTCTGCAAACTGAAATTAAG aCTCCTCAATCAGTTCGAGTACTGTTCAAAGATCCATGCAATCGACTTGCCGGAGAATTGACAAAGGCACTAAAGGAACTAGGCGATAGCGTAAGAAATCGTCGTAAATACTGCCCAGAGATGCTATCTAACCATGTCCATGAAGCATTGCAAGACCTCATCGATGCCTTAAAATCCCAACCAAGACTCTTTCTTGGCACTAATAGTAATACAAACATACTATTAGCCCTAGCAACGTTAGCAGCTAAGCAAAAATCTGGTAAAGATTTTGTAGTCTCTTTATCGAGTGTAAATACTGACTCATCTGATGATGGTCCTCCTCGTCTTGGTCTCAGCCAAGACTTTTTGAAAGAGGGTGATAAAAAGCAAAATACTTTGAGGCTCACATTAAGCAAGATTGGCATTACTAGCCTTGAATTTTGTGAGGCCTTACCATTTGCAGCCTTTGCATCTTTGCTAATTGAGGCAGTTGCAAGACTTGATCTTGTTATTGAAGAAGTTGTAGAATTGGGAAAGGTAGCTCATTTCAAGGAATATAGTCATCATGATGATCATGAGTTTATTAATGTAGTAGTTTCTGATAATAATCCTAGAGAGAGAAATGAGGTCCCCTCCTCTCAATTAGCAACAGATTGA